The following are encoded in a window of Nibricoccus aquaticus genomic DNA:
- the tal gene encoding transaldolase: MATQLDQLKAFTTVVADTGDFVSMKEFAPQDATTNPSLILKAAAMPEYAHLVDKAIAEAGASASLSQIIDRLLVVFGLEILKIVPGRVSSEVDARLSFDTQATIAKAHDVIALYEKAGIKKERILIKIASTWEGIKAAEQLQKEGINCNLTLLFSFAQAVACAEANIKLISPFVGRILDWHKKAAGKDFVGAADPGVISVTQIYTYYKKFGYKTEVMGASFRNKGEILELAGCDLLTIAPALLAELKASSDPVVRKLDPAKSASADLKKVSFDEKSFRFALNEDAMATEKTAEGIRLFSADIVKLEQLILSKKK; encoded by the coding sequence ATGGCCACCCAACTCGACCAACTCAAAGCGTTCACGACCGTCGTAGCCGACACCGGCGACTTCGTGAGCATGAAAGAATTCGCTCCTCAAGACGCGACCACCAACCCAAGCCTGATCCTCAAGGCCGCCGCGATGCCCGAGTACGCGCACCTCGTGGACAAAGCCATCGCCGAAGCCGGTGCCTCCGCTTCGCTCAGCCAGATCATCGACCGCCTCCTCGTGGTCTTCGGTCTCGAAATCCTCAAAATCGTCCCCGGCCGCGTCTCCTCCGAAGTCGACGCCCGCCTCTCTTTTGACACGCAGGCCACCATCGCCAAGGCCCACGACGTCATCGCCCTCTACGAAAAAGCCGGCATCAAGAAAGAGCGCATCCTCATCAAGATCGCCTCCACATGGGAAGGCATCAAAGCCGCCGAGCAGCTCCAGAAGGAAGGCATCAACTGTAACCTGACGCTCCTCTTCTCCTTCGCCCAGGCCGTCGCCTGCGCCGAAGCCAACATCAAGCTCATCTCCCCCTTCGTCGGCCGCATCCTCGACTGGCACAAGAAAGCCGCTGGAAAAGACTTCGTCGGCGCCGCCGACCCCGGCGTGATCTCGGTCACCCAAATCTACACCTACTACAAAAAATTCGGCTACAAGACCGAGGTCATGGGCGCCTCCTTCCGCAACAAAGGCGAAATCCTCGAGCTCGCCGGCTGCGATCTCCTCACCATCGCCCCCGCCCTCCTCGCCGAACTCAAGGCCTCCAGCGATCCGGTCGTCCGCAAACTCGATCCCGCCAAGTCCGCCAGCGCCGACCTCAAGAAGGTTTCCTTCGACGAAAAATCCTTCCGCTTCGCGCTCAACGAAGATGCCATGGCCACGGAAAAGACCGCCGAAGGCATCCGCCTTTTCTCAGCCGACATCGTGAAACTCGAGCAGCTCATCCTCTCCAAAAAGAAGTAA
- a CDS encoding DUF5069 domain-containing protein produces the protein MPSKPIPGSSGEVLTCLPSPYVPHAATGLLYLPRFIAKCRYVKTHGALPASYAKNYKRGLDRFLSLHLGVDPAAVEKAVHESVDDAELDRRLLEIFPKDVRAAKWNRDIVQKGMTQAGQEFLLEALTKMGCADRAGEIRSVPDLIDFDEGRIE, from the coding sequence ATGCCATCGAAACCCATTCCCGGCTCCAGTGGTGAAGTGCTGACGTGTCTGCCTTCGCCGTATGTGCCGCACGCGGCGACGGGGCTGCTGTATCTCCCGCGTTTCATCGCGAAGTGCCGCTACGTGAAAACGCATGGAGCGCTGCCCGCGAGCTATGCGAAGAATTACAAGCGCGGGCTCGACCGGTTTCTGAGTCTTCATCTTGGCGTGGACCCGGCGGCGGTTGAAAAGGCGGTGCATGAATCCGTTGATGATGCAGAACTCGACCGGCGGTTGCTGGAGATTTTTCCGAAGGATGTGCGCGCCGCGAAATGGAACCGCGACATCGTGCAAAAAGGCATGACGCAGGCGGGGCAGGAGTTCCTGCTCGAAGCGTTGACCAAGATGGGTTGCGCGGATCGCGCGGGGGAAATCCGCAGCGTGCCGGACTTGATCGATTTCGATGAAGGGCGGATCGAGTGA
- a CDS encoding SDR family oxidoreductase, with protein sequence MKLFVLGASGLVGGAFAEAATRAGHHIIGTVGNFPGPVSGVDELLPLDLTDEAAVTASILQAKPAAIINAAAISEPAKCDDDLALSQKLNVALPALAARLAQQLGARFIHLSSEQVFAGDRPPYAVTDPVAPINTYARQKVDSEKLVHAAAPKLAVTVRAPLLMGNSPAGKRSLHERLLADWAASKTPILYTDEFRQTCTAQNLAAALLELCTRPEITGVFHWAGAELLSRLELGIRIRTHFRLPESTAPLKPTDRAANPKAAASRQANLALDLRPLSQLLKTPVQTFAQQLATLTVPPHLSTWLASTQQSSRA encoded by the coding sequence ATGAAACTCTTCGTCCTCGGCGCTTCCGGTCTCGTCGGCGGCGCGTTCGCTGAAGCCGCCACCCGCGCCGGCCACCACATCATCGGCACCGTCGGTAATTTCCCCGGCCCAGTCTCCGGCGTGGACGAACTTCTCCCGCTCGATCTCACCGACGAAGCCGCCGTCACCGCATCGATCCTCCAGGCTAAACCCGCCGCCATCATCAACGCCGCCGCCATCTCCGAACCGGCCAAATGCGACGACGACCTCGCCCTCTCGCAAAAACTCAACGTCGCACTCCCCGCTCTCGCCGCGCGCCTCGCGCAACAACTCGGCGCGCGCTTCATCCACCTCTCGTCCGAACAAGTTTTCGCCGGTGACCGCCCGCCCTACGCCGTCACCGATCCCGTCGCGCCCATCAACACCTATGCGCGCCAAAAAGTGGACAGCGAAAAACTCGTCCACGCCGCCGCACCCAAACTCGCTGTCACCGTCCGCGCTCCGCTCCTCATGGGCAATAGCCCCGCTGGCAAACGCAGCCTCCACGAACGCCTCCTAGCCGACTGGGCCGCCAGCAAAACGCCCATTCTCTACACGGATGAGTTTCGCCAGACCTGCACCGCGCAAAACCTCGCCGCCGCTCTGCTCGAACTCTGCACGCGCCCCGAGATCACCGGTGTCTTTCACTGGGCTGGCGCCGAACTGCTCTCCCGTCTCGAACTAGGAATCCGGATACGCACCCATTTCCGTCTCCCCGAGTCCACCGCGCCGCTCAAACCCACCGACCGCGCCGCCAACCCCAAAGCCGCCGCCAGCCGCCAGGCCAATCTCGCCCTCGATCTGCGCCCACTCTCGCAGCTCTTGAAAACGCCCGTCCAAACTTTCGCGCAACAACTCGCCACGCTCACCGTCCCGCCGCACCTGAGCACCTGGCTCGCCTCCACGCAGCAATCCTCACGCGCCTGA
- a CDS encoding O-antigen ligase family protein has protein sequence MPRTQSPLERIASWALIGVVAAVPWIGGAKTRMENVLWYPGVALCSAFFLMCVARARESRKPQIPPLAAGCVGVLLACLAWWWVQPEPGFATAFAEEHWAFIESWNPAGQLQFPREERLFFAGSVLLGFLAAVDLGRDGRFRRKVYWVIAVSGLAAAGYSVGQKWLGWSAVPWLLTSYGLDRFSGPFFNYSASAASVNFAWPWLVFGVWASLKKRLPVMILTVAVTVAALMAWPATSGWGVAGILLTGGALWQLCAKRFGLGPRWILGLCAALFAAAFVWQAREVSALRARYSDRWTGAEATRMNAAARDEAFRVAAASRGDHLVDSPAPPLPSVWNAALRMAGDHPLIGDGPGSWVRESSLYSNDPLVNTFFHMRQFAHHDLLQTAAEWGVLPALAWSALWVFGFYRAAIRNGTSDDDLALLLMLIGVALHSLVHFPLQVPALQTWTAVALGFAWSRRPRVRNEAVPAQENASTNRRRETLG, from the coding sequence ATGCCGAGAACACAATCGCCGCTGGAACGCATCGCTTCCTGGGCATTGATCGGCGTGGTGGCGGCGGTTCCGTGGATTGGCGGGGCGAAGACGCGAATGGAAAACGTCCTCTGGTATCCGGGCGTGGCGCTGTGCTCAGCGTTTTTTCTGATGTGTGTGGCGCGAGCGCGCGAATCCCGGAAGCCGCAGATCCCGCCGCTGGCTGCGGGGTGTGTGGGTGTGCTGCTCGCGTGTCTCGCCTGGTGGTGGGTGCAGCCCGAGCCCGGTTTCGCGACGGCGTTCGCGGAGGAGCATTGGGCGTTCATAGAGTCGTGGAATCCGGCGGGGCAGCTCCAGTTTCCGCGGGAGGAGCGGCTGTTTTTTGCGGGCAGTGTGTTGCTGGGCTTTTTGGCGGCGGTCGATCTGGGGCGTGACGGCCGTTTCCGTCGGAAAGTTTATTGGGTAATCGCGGTGAGCGGGCTGGCGGCTGCCGGGTATAGCGTGGGCCAGAAATGGCTCGGGTGGAGCGCGGTTCCCTGGTTGCTCACCTCGTACGGGCTGGACCGGTTTTCCGGTCCATTTTTCAACTACAGCGCATCGGCGGCTAGTGTGAACTTCGCGTGGCCGTGGCTGGTGTTTGGCGTGTGGGCGTCTCTCAAGAAACGTCTGCCGGTGATGATACTAACAGTGGCGGTGACAGTGGCTGCGCTGATGGCGTGGCCGGCGACCTCGGGGTGGGGTGTGGCGGGAATCCTTCTCACGGGCGGAGCTCTGTGGCAGTTGTGCGCGAAACGTTTCGGGCTCGGGCCGCGCTGGATTCTGGGGCTGTGCGCGGCGTTGTTTGCGGCGGCGTTTGTGTGGCAGGCGAGGGAGGTCTCGGCGTTGCGAGCGCGGTATTCCGACAGGTGGACAGGCGCGGAGGCGACGCGGATGAACGCGGCGGCCCGGGACGAGGCGTTTCGCGTCGCGGCGGCTAGTCGCGGGGATCACCTGGTGGATTCTCCCGCGCCGCCGCTTCCGTCGGTGTGGAACGCGGCGCTGCGCATGGCGGGCGATCATCCGCTCATCGGCGACGGCCCGGGCTCGTGGGTGCGTGAGTCGTCGCTGTATTCAAATGATCCGCTCGTGAACACGTTCTTCCACATGCGGCAGTTCGCGCACCACGATCTATTGCAGACGGCGGCGGAGTGGGGCGTTTTACCGGCGCTGGCGTGGAGCGCGTTGTGGGTTTTTGGTTTTTATCGGGCGGCGATTCGCAATGGGACGAGCGACGACGATCTCGCGTTGCTGCTGATGTTGATCGGCGTGGCGTTGCACAGCCTCGTGCATTTCCCGTTGCAGGTGCCGGCGCTGCAAACGTGGACGGCGGTGGCGCTCGGGTTTGCGTGGAGTCGCCGGCCGCGCGTGCGGAACGAAGCGGTTCCGGCGCAGGAAAATGCCTCGACTAACCGTCGTCGTGAAACGCTAGGCTGA
- a CDS encoding lipoyl protein ligase domain-containing protein, whose amino-acid sequence MQLDILPERHGGAAENMATDFLLLKRYPAERAAHARFRHYDWHRPAFTFGYSQKIAYVRSQLPADIAPDLCRRPTGGGVVDHRDDWTYTLVIPRAHALYDQPAPHSYRAIHAAITDSLIALGQPVELKESCDPADSSDNNPGGATCSAASGPTVCFTRPERYDVIHTLTGAKVAGAAQKRTKDGLLFQGSLARSTLTASLDWDAFQSLLIEKLSAALALPAAETPWPDFAEHELDGLIEQYSAPEWIEQR is encoded by the coding sequence ATGCAACTCGACATCCTCCCCGAGCGTCACGGCGGCGCCGCCGAAAACATGGCGACGGATTTCCTCCTGCTCAAACGCTACCCCGCCGAGCGCGCGGCGCACGCGCGCTTCCGCCACTACGACTGGCATCGCCCAGCGTTCACGTTCGGTTACTCGCAAAAAATCGCCTACGTCCGCTCGCAGCTCCCAGCCGACATCGCTCCTGATCTCTGCCGCCGCCCCACGGGCGGAGGCGTCGTCGATCACCGTGACGACTGGACCTACACGCTCGTCATCCCCCGCGCGCACGCGCTCTACGATCAACCCGCGCCGCATTCCTACCGCGCGATCCACGCCGCCATCACCGACTCCCTCATCGCCCTCGGCCAGCCCGTCGAACTCAAAGAATCCTGCGACCCCGCCGACTCATCCGACAACAACCCCGGCGGCGCAACCTGCTCCGCCGCCTCCGGCCCCACTGTCTGCTTCACCCGACCCGAACGCTACGACGTCATCCACACGCTCACCGGCGCGAAGGTCGCTGGCGCCGCGCAAAAGCGCACCAAAGACGGCCTGCTTTTCCAAGGCTCGCTCGCCCGATCCACTCTCACGGCATCGCTCGATTGGGATGCGTTTCAATCGCTGCTCATCGAAAAACTTTCCGCCGCGCTCGCCCTTCCCGCCGCCGAAACCCCCTGGCCCGATTTCGCCGAGCACGAACTCGACGGACTTATCGAGCAATACTCCGCGCCCGAATGGATCGAACAGCGCTGA
- a CDS encoding CCA tRNA nucleotidyltransferase encodes MGSPRLVGGCVRDWLLGLEPKDFDVEVPGVTFEQLHRALASFGSTDVVGRSFGVIKLRVAETEYDFSLPRRESKTGAGHRGFAVEPEPNLTDAEAAARRDFTVNAIAYDPFAETVIDPHNGVHDLRARVLRHTSAAFTEDPLRVLRGFQLAARFNFTLAPETVALCRSISGTFHELPVERIWGEWAKWAEKSTHPSRGLAVLEETGWLAHFPEIAALRGTQQDPEWHPEGDVFTHTAHCCDALVCLEAWRNAPADRRRQLLFAVLAHDFGKPSTTSFADRRGQLRWISPGHESAGGPLAASFLTRIGAPRELIAHVRPLVVLHLAHHSGQGDFSDSRIRRLARKLAPATIDELCIVMHADHDGRPPLHSPETLARIAELQSRATALALTSSAPRPILLGRHLIALGLSPGPDFKKTLDAAFEAQLDGAFSNETDALVWLKNHLPAPPSAR; translated from the coding sequence ATGGGCAGTCCACGCCTTGTCGGTGGCTGCGTGCGCGACTGGCTGCTGGGGCTTGAACCAAAAGACTTCGACGTCGAGGTACCCGGCGTCACTTTTGAACAACTTCACCGGGCACTCGCGTCTTTCGGCAGCACCGATGTCGTCGGGCGCAGTTTCGGCGTAATCAAACTCCGCGTCGCAGAAACCGAATACGACTTCAGCCTCCCGCGTCGCGAATCCAAAACCGGCGCTGGTCATCGTGGTTTTGCCGTCGAGCCTGAGCCAAATCTCACCGATGCCGAGGCTGCCGCGCGCCGCGATTTCACCGTCAACGCCATCGCCTACGACCCCTTCGCCGAAACCGTGATCGATCCGCACAACGGCGTACACGACCTCCGCGCCCGCGTGCTTCGCCACACCAGCGCTGCCTTCACGGAAGATCCGCTGCGCGTCCTCCGCGGCTTCCAACTCGCCGCGCGTTTCAATTTCACACTCGCGCCCGAAACCGTCGCGCTTTGCCGCTCTATTTCCGGCACTTTCCACGAGCTCCCGGTCGAACGCATCTGGGGCGAGTGGGCCAAATGGGCCGAAAAATCCACTCACCCTTCACGCGGCCTCGCCGTGCTCGAAGAAACCGGCTGGCTCGCCCACTTCCCCGAAATCGCCGCGCTCCGCGGCACACAACAAGATCCCGAGTGGCACCCCGAGGGCGATGTATTCACCCACACGGCACACTGCTGCGACGCCCTCGTCTGCCTCGAAGCCTGGAGAAACGCCCCAGCCGACCGCCGCCGCCAGCTCCTCTTCGCCGTCCTCGCCCACGATTTCGGAAAACCCTCCACGACGTCTTTCGCCGACCGCCGCGGCCAGCTCCGATGGATCAGCCCCGGCCACGAATCCGCTGGCGGTCCGCTCGCGGCTTCATTTCTCACGCGTATCGGCGCACCTCGGGAACTCATCGCCCACGTCCGCCCGCTCGTGGTGCTCCATCTCGCGCATCACAGCGGTCAGGGCGACTTCTCCGACAGCCGCATCCGACGCCTCGCCCGCAAACTCGCCCCCGCCACCATCGACGAGCTCTGCATCGTCATGCACGCCGACCACGACGGCCGCCCGCCGCTCCACTCGCCCGAGACACTCGCCCGCATCGCCGAACTCCAATCTCGCGCCACCGCGCTCGCACTCACTTCCTCCGCTCCCCGTCCGATTCTACTCGGTCGTCACTTGATCGCGCTCGGCCTCTCCCCCGGTCCCGACTTCAAGAAAACCCTCGATGCCGCCTTCGAAGCCCAGCTCGACGGCGCATTCTCCAACGAAACCGACGCCCTCGTCTGGCTGAAAAACCATTTGCCCGCGCCTCCTTCCGCCCGGTAA
- a CDS encoding DUF4412 domain-containing protein, translated as MKTSRLFRLLGGLCLAVLTAASTAFAFEGKVDMTLTNGPKDKDPMAMSYRMKGEKMRMDFGGADSSSKKKKKKNDAAGAMIMDFKKKEMTMLIDEEKMYMVRELPELKPEDTKRKKGDEEFKPTGRKEKIAGVEAEEYVGKADGRIVEVWVTKEMGRYVSQQGAEGKGGWEAFMEKENMFPLRTITRKKVGGPEESRMEVTAIDRSKQDGKLFEPPSDYTKMEMPNMGDMLKGLIPGR; from the coding sequence ATGAAAACATCCCGTTTGTTTCGCCTCCTCGGTGGACTTTGTCTCGCCGTTTTGACCGCTGCCTCCACCGCCTTCGCCTTCGAGGGCAAGGTGGACATGACGCTCACGAATGGGCCCAAGGATAAAGACCCGATGGCCATGTCTTATCGCATGAAGGGCGAGAAGATGCGCATGGATTTCGGTGGCGCTGACTCGTCTTCGAAAAAGAAAAAGAAGAAGAACGACGCCGCTGGCGCGATGATCATGGATTTCAAAAAGAAGGAGATGACGATGCTCATCGACGAAGAGAAAATGTACATGGTGCGCGAGCTGCCCGAGCTGAAGCCGGAAGACACGAAGCGGAAAAAGGGCGACGAGGAGTTCAAGCCCACGGGCCGCAAGGAGAAGATCGCGGGCGTCGAGGCCGAGGAGTATGTCGGCAAGGCCGATGGCCGCATCGTCGAGGTGTGGGTTACCAAAGAGATGGGCCGCTATGTGAGCCAGCAAGGCGCTGAAGGCAAAGGCGGCTGGGAAGCTTTCATGGAGAAAGAAAATATGTTTCCGCTGCGCACGATCACGCGCAAGAAGGTCGGCGGCCCGGAAGAGTCGCGCATGGAAGTCACGGCGATTGACCGCTCGAAGCAGGATGGAAAACTTTTCGAGCCGCCGAGCGATTACACGAAGATGGAGATGCCCAACATGGGCGACATGCTCAAGGGGCTGATCCCTGGCCGCTGA
- a CDS encoding DUF423 domain-containing protein, protein MKAAAGILGLTGLALGAFGAHALKSRLSAAGTLTNWETAVHYHLIHAVALLALAAINTLPASRSARWHDRAALSWIIGACCFSGSLYLMALGGPRWLWPVTPLGGLFLLAGWGCLLVREQSSDSADKKI, encoded by the coding sequence ATGAAAGCAGCAGCGGGCATTTTAGGACTTACAGGCCTGGCCTTGGGCGCATTCGGAGCACACGCTCTGAAGTCCCGGCTTTCAGCCGCAGGCACCCTCACCAATTGGGAGACTGCGGTTCATTATCACCTGATCCACGCAGTGGCTCTGCTTGCGCTGGCTGCCATCAACACACTTCCAGCTAGCCGCTCGGCACGCTGGCATGACCGCGCCGCGCTCTCGTGGATCATCGGTGCGTGCTGTTTCTCGGGCTCGCTCTACCTCATGGCCTTGGGCGGCCCTCGCTGGCTTTGGCCGGTCACGCCCCTTGGCGGTCTCTTTTTATTGGCAGGCTGGGGCTGCCTGCTTGTCCGTGAACAGTCATCTGATTCGGCTGACAAAAAAATCTGA